TATGCCCGATCAATCCTGCCGCCCCGCGCCCGAGTTCCAAACAAATCTTGGGCAACTGCGTGGTTTTGCCCGAACCGGTTTCGCCGCAAATAATCGTTACCTGATTCTCGGCAATGGCTTTTTTGATTTCGTCGAGTTTTTCGTGAACGGGCAGCGTGTTGTCGAATTCGGGCTTGGGCAGTTTGGACAGGCGTTGCAGATAGAGATCGTGCGATTTTTTGTATTTTTCCTCAACCTTGGCCAAGCCGCCGTATTTTTTGGGGTTTTTAAAGGCAGATTGCAGGAAATGGCGGTCTTTGGAGAGGGTTTGGGCGAAATCGGGTTGCGGCATGATGGTGCAATAAATTAAATAATGTGAAAAGAATGGAATTATAGCAAAAGGCCGTCTGAAACTTGCTTGCTTTCAAGTTTCAGACGGCCTTTGTATGGATAAACCGTTTTAGTCGGCGGCGTGCCAAGGTTTTTGCATACCGGCGTGGAAACTCGGTTTTTCTCCGCCCCACAAGGTGTCGATGTCGTAGAAGTCGCGCACGGCAGGGAGCATAACATGGACAACGAGGTCGCCTGCGTCGACGAGCGTCCATTCGCCGCTGTCGCCTTCGGTGCTGAGGATTTCGAAACCGGCTTCTTTCAAATCGACGGCAACGTTGTTCGCCAGTGCTTTAACTTGGCGTGTGCTGTCGCCGCTGGCAATAATCATGCGGGCAAACAGGGAGGTTTTGTCTTGGGTTTCCAAAACAGAGATGTCTTTGGCTTTAATATCTTCGAGGGCGTTTACGGCCACTTCGACCATTTTTTGCAGGTCTTGCAATTCTTGTTCGTTCATTGTTTTCCTAGTTGAAATGTTTTCAGACGGCATTATAGCTTATCTGCCTGAATAAACGCTATTTTTCATAGAGTTTGTGTTGGCGGATGTATTGGGCGACGGGTTGCGGCAGGCCATCTGAATGGTGCGTTTTGGCGAGATCAGCACGGATTTGGGTGGAGCTGGTGTTGTGCAGCGGCGCGTTGAGGATGCGGACGCTGCCGTTTTGCAGTGCTTCGCCGAGCCATGCGTGCAATTCGCGCGGGGTTTTGTTGAGGTTGTCGCCTTGGCGCATGGCGATGGCGATATGGGTCTGGCGCACGAGGGTTTGCCATTTTTTCCATGTGTGCAGCTGCATCAGGCTGTCGCTGCCCATCAGCCACCACAGTTGCGCGCCGGGAAACTGCTGGCGGAAGATTTGGACGGTGTCAAACGTATAAGTCGCGCCGTCGCGGACGATGTCGCAGTCGCTGGCGGCGAATTTCGGCTCGTCGGCGATGGCGAGTTCGACCATATTGAGGCGCTCTTGTGCCGGCGTGCGCGTGCTGTCTTTGTGGTACGGGTCGCCTGCCGGCAGGAAGACGACAAGGTCCAAACCGATTTCGTCGGCGAAGGCGCGGGCGATGTGGAGGTGGCCGTTGTGGATGGGGTCAAACGTGCCGCCGAATAATCCGATGTTTTTCATTTCGTGGTGGTGTTTGCGTTAGATGTTTTGGCCGTCTGAAGCAGGCAAGCTGCCGTCAACAATCAAGTTGAGCTTGCCTGTGGTCGGGTGGATGACCAGGCCGTGGATGGCGATGTTGTCGGGCATCAGCGGATGTTTGCGAATCAGCTCGACGGTATGGCGCACGCTGTCTTCGACATCATCAAAACCGGTCAGCCAGCCGTCCAAATCGATACCGGCATTGCGCAGGGTTTCGATGCGGTCGTCGGGGATATTGCTGTCGTGTACGCGTTGGAGGAACTCTTCGGCGTGCAATCCGCGCATACCGCAGTCGTGGTGTGCAATGACCATGATTTCTTTCACTTTGAGTTCAAATACGGCCACCAACAAACTGCGCATCACCGAACCCCAAGGGTGGGTCACCAGCGCGCCGGCGTTTTTGATGAGCTTGGCATCGCCGTTTTTCAAGCCCAAGGCATTGGGCAGCAATTCGATAATGCGTGCGTCCATACAGGAAAGAATGGCGAGCTCGCGGCCGGGGTATTTATTGGTGAAATATTTTTCGTACTCTCCCGATTCAACGAAACGTTGGTTGTAGGAAAGGATATCGGTCAATTCACTCATGATGATGTGCTCGTTTCGGATGATTTACTCTATTATAGCGGTTTTCGGGTAGTGCGGTTGTTTTGCAAATTCGCCGTAAACGGCTAAAATCGACGTATCTTTAGTTCTTTTGGAGGATGCGCCATGTCTCAGTCTTTCCGTTTTGAACAAGTATTCACACCCGATATCCACGACGCATTGTGGGATTGGGCGCAAACAAGCTATGGCGCATCCGACGATTGGTGCATTCTGTATCTCAACGGCCTGCCTTTAGGCCGTCTGAACCCGTTATGGCGCGAACGCCTCGGACAAGATTGGACAGGCAGACAGGCACCCCTTTCAGACGGCCTGAATTTGGAAACCGACAGTTGGGCAGAAATGGGCGACAGTTTGCAAACGCTGGCGCAACAGTGGCGCGAGTGCGGTTGGCTCAAAGGTTGGCGCTGTGAAAAGTTCGACATCTGCGACCAGTCGGGCAAGCCTTTATGTGCACTCGAACGCGCCGCCTTCCGCCCGTTCGGCCTGATGAGTCAGGCAGTGCATTTGAACGGATTGGTCGAAACAGAAGACGGTTTGCGCTTTTGGATAGGCCGCCGCAGTCCGCACAAAGCCGTTGATCCGAACAAACTCGACAACCTGACCGGCGGCGGTATCAGCAGCGGCGAGAGGCCGTCTGAAGCCGTCTGCCGCGAGGGCGAAGAAGAAGCTGGTATTCCCGCTTCTCTGACACCCCATATCCGACCGACTGCCCAAATATATAGTTTGCGCCCCGTTAATCGCGGTGTCCACAACGAAATCCTGTATATTTTCGACATCGTCCTGCCCGAAGACTTCCAACCCGCCAACCAAGACGGCGAAGTTGCCGGTTTTGAACTGATGGACATCCCCACCCTGCTCGATGCCATGTTGTGCGGACACATGATGCACGATGCCCAGCTGGTCACGATCGAAGCCTGCCGTCGATACGGCCTGATCGACCCCAAACATCCGCTGTCCGCATGGCTCGACAGCATCCGTTGCCGACCCCATTTTTAAAGGCCGTCTGAAACCATGTTGCAACTCAAAAACATCAACAAACGCTTCGGCAGCAAAACCGTTGCCCAAGACATTAATCTAAACGTCGAAGCAGGCAAAATCCTCGCCGTACTCGGCCGATCCGGCTGCGGCAAATCCACCCTGCTCAAAACCATCGTCGGCCTGGTGCGTCCCGACAGCGGCGAAGTCTGGCTCAACGGCGACAACATCACTGACATGCCGTCTGAAAAGCGCAATATCTCGCTGATGTTTCAAGACTACGCCCTTTTGCCGCATTTAACCGCCCTCGACAACGTCGGCTTCGGCCTCAAAATGCGCCGCCTGCCCAAAGCCGAAATCGAAGAACAATCCATGCAAGCCTTGCGCGACATCGGTTTGGAACACGAAGCGCAACGCAAACCCGAAAGCCTCTCCGGCGGCGAACAGCAACGCCTCGCCCTCGCACGCGCCCTCATCACGCGCCCGTCACTGTTGCTCTTGGACGAAGCCTTCTCCAGCCTCGACACCCACCTGCGCCACCACCTGCGCACCCTGACCGCCGAACGCATCCGCAGTCAAAACATCCCCGCCATCCTCGTGACCCACTCCGCCGAGGAAGCCTGCACCATGGCCGACACCATCGCCATCATGCACGAAGGCCGCATCCTCCAACACGGCACGCCGGAAACCCTTATCCGCCGCCCCGTCAACGCCCAAGCCGCCCTGCTGCTCGGTTTGGCCAACACCGACGACACACGCTACATCCCCCAACACGCCATCCGATTCAACCCGAACGGCACAGCCGTCCGCATCAGCGAAGCCGTCCCCCTCGCCGAAGGCATACGCCTTACCCTCGCCCATCCGCAATACGGCGATTTGATTTGGTATCCCCACGCCGACCACGATACAGACAAACCGCAAACCGGACAGGAAATCCGCATCAGCGTGGATGAAAATCAGATTGTTTGGTTTGATTGAATGTGATGGATTAAAAAAAAGAAAAAGGCCGTCTGAAAAGCAACAAACACCGTCATTCCCGCGCAGGCGGGAATGACGGCGGATGGGTTTGGGGTGGGGTACAAGTTTCAGGCTGCCTTGGGGAAGGGCAGCCTGAAAATGGGGAGGCCGTCTGAAAGAGCAGTTTCAGACGGCCTTTGTGTTGTAGGTTGGGTTGTAAACCCAGCACAAAACAGATGAATTGACGGTTTTGTTGGGTCTTGATCCAACCTATGCTTTCTGTTTAATTAACCTTAATATTCTGGGTCTCTATCGGGATTATCTGCTTCAAAATCCTCATCCGATTCATAATGTTCACGACTATTTTTATATTCTCTAATTCGTTCTTTATTCGCATCCTCTAATGCTCCAATACTTGTAAATTCCGTTACACCTCTTGCTCTACGCTCTGGTACTTTCACATTTATTCCTTCATTTGCAACACTAGCCTCAAGCCCCTGCTCAGCAAGCATATCTGCAATCTTGTTAAAAGCTACATCACGTATAGATTTTCTGCCAGTTTCTTTTCTCACATCTTCACGAGTTACAGTTGCCTGCGGATAGATTTCTTGCTCCCAGTTGGGCGTAAGATATGCAGTACCTTGATTGTCATTCACATTCATACGTGTTCGTTGATATAGTAGTGTTGCAATTTTTTGAACAAGTTGTTTATCTTTTTCATCATATTGAGATGTCATTAGATACCTCTTGAAAAATTAGGTTAATAAAACTCAACAATGTGGAAACACATGCTGAACGATTAATGGGCTTTATTATATTTATTTTTGGAGAGTAGTTCAAGTATTTTTCAAGTTATTTTCAGGATTTTTTGAAGGTAATAAAAAAGACAATAAAAAAAGCAGCCTGAAAAATCATTTTTGACTTTTCAGGCTGCCTTTGCTTACAACCAAACAATATTACCCTCTCAACTTCGCCAACTGCCCTTCCACTTTCGCCATCTTATCTTCCAATTCCGCCAAATCGGCTTTGTCTTTTTCCACCAGATGCTCCGGGGCTTTTTCGGTGTAGCCGGGTTTGGAGAGTTTGGCGTTGAGTTTGTCCAAGGCTTTTTGCAGCTTCTCGGCTTCTTTGCTCAAACGGGCGGTTTCGGCGGCTTTGTCGATTTCGACTTTCAGCATCAGGCGCGCGCCGTTGCAGACGGCGACAGGTGCGTCTTCTGCTTCGGGCAGGCTGTCCACCAGCTTGGCTTCGGTCAGTCGGGTCAGCGACGGCAGATATTTGAGCAGGCCTTCGAGTTCTGCGCTGCCTTCGACGAAGAGTGGTGCTTTGACGTTTGGCGCGATACCCATTTCGCCGCGCAGTTTGCGCACTTCTTCCACCAAGTCTTTCAATGCGGCCATTTTGTCGAAGGCCGTCTGAACGATTTGTTCTTTATCGGCTTGCGGATAGGCGGCCAACATGATGCTGTCGGCGGTTTTGGCATTCGCCAGAGGCGCAACGACCTGCCACAGCTCTTCGGTAATGAACGGCATGATTGGGTGCAGCAGGCGCAGGATGGTTTCGAGTACGCGCACGAGGGTGCGGCGTGTGGTGCGCTGGGTTGTCGGGCAGCCGGTTTGGATTTGCACTTTTGCCAGCTCGATGTACCAGTCGCAATATTCGTTCCACACAAATTCGTACAGCGTTTGTGCGGCAAGGTCGAAGCGGTAGGTTTCAAAGGCTTCGGCAACGGCGGCTTCGGCTTGTTGCAGTTTGCCGATAATCCATTGGTCGGCAAAGGTAAACGCCAACGGCTGCATTTCGTCTTGGCCGCAGTCTTTGTCTTCGGTGTTCATCAACACGAAGTTGGTGGCGTTCCACAATTTATTGCAGAAGTTGCGGTAACCTTCGGCACGTTTGAAGTCGAAGTTGACGCTACGACCCAAGCTGGCGTAGCTCGCCATGGTGAAGCGCAAGGCGTCCGCGCCCATGCTCGGAATGCCTTCGGGGAAAAGTTTTTTCGTGGCTTCTTCCACTTTCGGCGCGGTTTCGGGTTTGCGCAGACCGGTCGTGCGTTTCACCAGCAGCTTGTCCAAGTCGATGCCGTCAATCAAATCGACGGGGTCGATGACGTTGCCTTCGGATTTGGACATTTTTTTGCCTTCGTGGTCGCGCACGATGCCGTGGATGTACACGTCTTTAAACGGTACTTTGCCGGTGAAGTGGGTGGTCATCATAATCATACGCGCCACCCAGAAGAAGATGATTTCGTAGCCCGTAACCAAGACATTGGACGGCAGGAAGGCTTTGAGTTCGTCGGTTTCAGACGGCCAGCCGAGTGTGGAGAACGGCACGAGCGCGGAGGAGAACCATGTATCCAATACGTCTTCTTCGCGGGTCAAACCGGTTTTGCCGGCTTGTTTTTCGGCTTCTTCCTGATTGCGGGCGACGTACACATTGCCTGCTTCGTCGTACCATGCAGGGATTTGATGGCCCCACCACAGTTGGCGCGAGATACACCAGTCTTGGATGTTGTTCATCCATTGGTTGTAGGTGTTGACCCAGTTTTCAGGGATAAAGCGCACTGCGCCGCTGTCGACGGCTTTTTTTGCTTTGTCGGCGAGGCTCAAGCCTTTGAATTCGCTGTCAGGCTCGCCGCCGTTTGGCGTGGCGGACATGGCGACAAACCATTGGCTGGTCAGCATCGGCTCAATCACCGAACCGGTACGGTCGCCTTTCGGCGTCATCAGCGTGTGCGGTTTGATTTCGACCAAGAAACCTTGTTCCTGCAAATCGGCAACCATTTGTTTGCGCGCGGCAAAGCGGTCTAAGCCTGCGTATTTTTCAGGCAGGGCAAAGCCTTGTTGCGCTTCGCCTTTGAAGTTGAACACTTCGGCGTTTGCCAGCACTTTGGCTTCCAAATCGAACACATTAATCAGGCGCGTGTCGTGGCGTTTGCCGACTTCGTAGTCGTTGAAGTCGTGCGCAGGCGTAATTTTCACGCAGCCTGTACCAAAGTCTTTTTCGACGTATTCGTCGGCAATCACGGGGATAGTACGGCCGGTCAGCGGCAGGATCAATTCTTTGCCGATCAAGTGGGTGTAACGTTCGTCTTCAGGATTGACGGCAACGGCAACGTCGCCCAGCAGCGTTTCAGGACGGGTGGTCGCCACGATAACGGCTTCGGCGGGATTGTCGGCCAGCGGATAGCGGATGTGCCACATAGAGCCTTGTTCTTCCACGCTTTCCACTTCCAAATCAGACACTGCGGTACCCAATACCGGATCCCAGTTCACCAAGCGTTTGCCGCGGTAAATCAAGCCTTGTTCAAAAAGGCGCACGAACACTTCGGTCACGGTTTCGGCGCGCACGTCGTCCATCGTGAAATATTCGCGCGTCCAGTCGGCAGAGCAGCCCACGCGGCGCATTTGTTGGGTAATCGTGCCGCCGGAAACTTCTTTCCATTCCCATACTTTTTCCAAGAATTTTTCGCGGCCCAAGTCATGACGGGACACATTTTGCGCGGCAAGTTGACGCTCGACCACGATTTGCGTGGCGATGCCCGCGTGGTCGGTGCCCGGAATCCAGGCGGTATTGCAGCCTTTCATGCGGTAGTAGCGGGTCAGGCCGTCCATGATGGTTTGGTTGAAGGCATGGCCCATGTGCAGCGTGCCGGTTACATTGGGCGGCGGCAGTTGGATGGAGAAAGACGGTTTGGTCAAATCCATATCAGGCTGGAAATAGCCCTGCTTTTCCCAGTTTTGATAATGTTTGGATTCGATTTCGGCTGGATTGTATTTGTCTAACATGATGGAACTTTGTGAAATTAAGGTTATTTTTGATGTGCGGATTATAACGCAAAAAGGCCGTCTGAATCATTTCAGACGGCCTTTGGCATACGGGTTTTAAAAATGGAACAATACCAGGCTGACGGCAATCACCGCCATGCCCGTTGTCAGGCCGTAAACGGTTTCGTGGCCGTCTGAATAGCGTTTGGCGGCCGGCAGCAGCTCGTCCAACGCCAAAAACACCATCACGCCGGCTATCACGCCAAACACCGAGCCAAAAACGGCAGGCGACAAAAACGGCTGCAAAACCAAATAGCCCAAAGCCGCCCCCAAAGGCTCGGCCAAACCGGATAACAGACACGCCCATACCGTTTTCTTACGGCTTCGGGTGGCAAAATAAACCGGCGCAGCGATGGAAATACCCTCCGGAATATTATGGATGGCAATCGCCAAGGCCAAAGGCATCCCGACCGCCGGATTTTCCAAGGTGGCAAAAAACGTCGCCAAGCCTTCGGGGAAATTGTGCGCCGTAATCGCAAACGCCGCCATCATGCCGACTCGCGCGATATGGCGGCGTTTGCTTTCTTGAAACGACGGGTCTTGCGCGTCCAAGGTTTCATGTGGGTTCGGCACCAGGCGGTCAATCAGCGCGATGCCGCCCATCCCGGCCAAAAATGCCATGGTCGCCGCCGCAAACGCGTGGTCTTTATCATAAATTTCAGCAAACGCCTCGCTGGATTTACTGAAAATCTCCGTCAGGGAAACATACACCATCGCACCGCCGGCAAATGCCAAACCAAACGACAACACGCGTGGATTGGGCGTTTTGGAAAACATCACCAAACCGCTGCCTAATACG
This DNA window, taken from Neisseria subflava, encodes the following:
- the nadD gene encoding nicotinate-nucleotide adenylyltransferase, whose translation is MKNIGLFGGTFDPIHNGHLHIARAFADEIGLDLVVFLPAGDPYHKDSTRTPAQERLNMVELAIADEPKFAASDCDIVRDGATYTFDTVQIFRQQFPGAQLWWLMGSDSLMQLHTWKKWQTLVRQTHIAIAMRQGDNLNKTPRELHAWLGEALQNGSVRILNAPLHNTSSTQIRADLAKTHHSDGLPQPVAQYIRQHKLYEK
- a CDS encoding ABC transporter ATP-binding protein, with protein sequence MLQLKNINKRFGSKTVAQDINLNVEAGKILAVLGRSGCGKSTLLKTIVGLVRPDSGEVWLNGDNITDMPSEKRNISLMFQDYALLPHLTALDNVGFGLKMRRLPKAEIEEQSMQALRDIGLEHEAQRKPESLSGGEQQRLALARALITRPSLLLLDEAFSSLDTHLRHHLRTLTAERIRSQNIPAILVTHSAEEACTMADTIAIMHEGRILQHGTPETLIRRPVNAQAALLLGLANTDDTRYIPQHAIRFNPNGTAVRISEAVPLAEGIRLTLAHPQYGDLIWYPHADHDTDKPQTGQEIRISVDENQIVWFD
- a CDS encoding NUDIX hydrolase, with protein sequence MSQSFRFEQVFTPDIHDALWDWAQTSYGASDDWCILYLNGLPLGRLNPLWRERLGQDWTGRQAPLSDGLNLETDSWAEMGDSLQTLAQQWRECGWLKGWRCEKFDICDQSGKPLCALERAAFRPFGLMSQAVHLNGLVETEDGLRFWIGRRSPHKAVDPNKLDNLTGGGISSGERPSEAVCREGEEEAGIPASLTPHIRPTAQIYSLRPVNRGVHNEILYIFDIVLPEDFQPANQDGEVAGFELMDIPTLLDAMLCGHMMHDAQLVTIEACRRYGLIDPKHPLSAWLDSIRCRPHF
- a CDS encoding beta-class carbonic anhydrase; its protein translation is MSELTDILSYNQRFVESGEYEKYFTNKYPGRELAILSCMDARIIELLPNALGLKNGDAKLIKNAGALVTHPWGSVMRSLLVAVFELKVKEIMVIAHHDCGMRGLHAEEFLQRVHDSNIPDDRIETLRNAGIDLDGWLTGFDDVEDSVRHTVELIRKHPLMPDNIAIHGLVIHPTTGKLNLIVDGSLPASDGQNI
- a CDS encoding valine--tRNA ligase, which encodes MLDKYNPAEIESKHYQNWEKQGYFQPDMDLTKPSFSIQLPPPNVTGTLHMGHAFNQTIMDGLTRYYRMKGCNTAWIPGTDHAGIATQIVVERQLAAQNVSRHDLGREKFLEKVWEWKEVSGGTITQQMRRVGCSADWTREYFTMDDVRAETVTEVFVRLFEQGLIYRGKRLVNWDPVLGTAVSDLEVESVEEQGSMWHIRYPLADNPAEAVIVATTRPETLLGDVAVAVNPEDERYTHLIGKELILPLTGRTIPVIADEYVEKDFGTGCVKITPAHDFNDYEVGKRHDTRLINVFDLEAKVLANAEVFNFKGEAQQGFALPEKYAGLDRFAARKQMVADLQEQGFLVEIKPHTLMTPKGDRTGSVIEPMLTSQWFVAMSATPNGGEPDSEFKGLSLADKAKKAVDSGAVRFIPENWVNTYNQWMNNIQDWCISRQLWWGHQIPAWYDEAGNVYVARNQEEAEKQAGKTGLTREEDVLDTWFSSALVPFSTLGWPSETDELKAFLPSNVLVTGYEIIFFWVARMIMMTTHFTGKVPFKDVYIHGIVRDHEGKKMSKSEGNVIDPVDLIDGIDLDKLLVKRTTGLRKPETAPKVEEATKKLFPEGIPSMGADALRFTMASYASLGRSVNFDFKRAEGYRNFCNKLWNATNFVLMNTEDKDCGQDEMQPLAFTFADQWIIGKLQQAEAAVAEAFETYRFDLAAQTLYEFVWNEYCDWYIELAKVQIQTGCPTTQRTTRRTLVRVLETILRLLHPIMPFITEELWQVVAPLANAKTADSIMLAAYPQADKEQIVQTAFDKMAALKDLVEEVRKLRGEMGIAPNVKAPLFVEGSAELEGLLKYLPSLTRLTEAKLVDSLPEAEDAPVAVCNGARLMLKVEIDKAAETARLSKEAEKLQKALDKLNAKLSKPGYTEKAPEHLVEKDKADLAELEDKMAKVEGQLAKLRG
- the zupT gene encoding zinc transporter ZupT, with amino-acid sequence MPDFSMSNLAAAFSITLAAGLFTVLGSGLVMFSKTPNPRVLSFGLAFAGGAMVYVSLTEIFSKSSEAFAEIYDKDHAFAAATMAFLAGMGGIALIDRLVPNPHETLDAQDPSFQESKRRHIARVGMMAAFAITAHNFPEGLATFFATLENPAVGMPLALAIAIHNIPEGISIAAPVYFATRSRKKTVWACLLSGLAEPLGAALGYLVLQPFLSPAVFGSVFGVIAGVMVFLALDELLPAAKRYSDGHETVYGLTTGMAVIAVSLVLFHF
- the rsfS gene encoding ribosome silencing factor, encoding MNEQELQDLQKMVEVAVNALEDIKAKDISVLETQDKTSLFARMIIASGDSTRQVKALANNVAVDLKEAGFEILSTEGDSGEWTLVDAGDLVVHVMLPAVRDFYDIDTLWGGEKPSFHAGMQKPWHAAD